In Candidatus Neomarinimicrobiota bacterium, the genomic window CCGCTGGAAGTTGAGTTAGAACCATTTGCAAACGGCATTATCTACGAACCGGTTTCTGTTGATGAGCCTGTAAACGTGCCTACTGGTTTTGTGCTTTCACAGAACTATCCAAATCCATTCAATCCAACCACATCAATTAGCTACGTCATTCCACAGGCTATTGATGTAAGCTTGACTGTATTTGACATTACTGGTCGTGAGGTTGTGCGTCTGGTTGATAATAAAAAACATTCTGCTGGTAGATACTATACGATGTGGAATGGTTTGAATGCTGCTGGTGGCAAAGTTGCCAGTGGTCTGTATTTTTACAAAATCGTTGCTGGTGATTTTTCACAAACCAACAAAATGATGTTGATTAAGTAAGAATACTCATTTTTGGAAAATCGCAGGGTGGAGAAATTCTTCTCCACCCTGTTTTTTTAAGAGGGAGTTAAGTAAATTCACTATGGTTTTATCTTCAAAATTGAACCAAAACCTTTTGAGATTTTTGCCAATCTTATTACTCTCTCTGATTGCAGTTTTTATCCATTCATGTACCACAGCACCTGAATCCCAGAATTATGACTTATATGCGACAGATGATTTTTCAGTTCGCAGAGCAGATCCGGAGCTATTAACCGGATCATTTAGTGATTTTATTACCTCAGTCTATCAAGCTCCTGCAGATGAGAAGCAGGCGCTGGTTGACTCCTTTCTACAATGGGCTGACAGTGCAACCGGTATCCCATATATTGAGGATACAACCGCCTATTTTCTATATCTTAATGAATCCAATCCTCAGGTCGCAGTAGCAGGGGATTTCACAGGCTGGGATCCCACGAACCAAGATTTTATCCCTCTCTCAGGTACCAATCTTTTCTACGCTGCCTACCAATTTGAAAATGATGCCAGACTAGACTACAAATTGGTCGTGAATGGCAACTGGATG contains:
- a CDS encoding T9SS type A sorting domain-containing protein, whose amino-acid sequence is LGASNGFGRYRTQWLKPSTLGGTIAPVQVLDVVSFSNLGLPLEVELEPFANGIIYEPVSVDEPVNVPTGFVLSQNYPNPFNPTTSISYVIPQAIDVSLTVFDITGREVVRLVDNKKHSAGRYYTMWNGLNAAGGKVASGLYFYKIVAGDFSQTNKMMLIK